The Prevotella sp. E2-28 genome includes the window CATCGCTCATACCAGTTTTCTTGCCCAGTTTCGTGCCATCAAGGGCACGGTTGTTGAGTTCTGTAAAGTTATTCGTTACGTAGGCGTATTCAGCTTTGAAACGGGCACCACGCGTAGGGAAGTTCCAGTCATCTTCGCTGTTGTATTCTGTTCGGGCGCGATAGCTGAAGAAATGTTCGTTCTTGAGTGTTACTTGTGGCGAGTTTGCTGCACCAAGCTTATTACGGTAGTGCATGAAGTCCCAGCGCAGTCCCATTTGCACGTCGAAGTTCTTCATGTTAAAGTTGATGGGTGTGAACTCGCCTTGGTACTGATTATATAGAATGTTGTACGAGCGATCGCCCTCCATATAGATATCCACATCGTTTTTGCGGAAAGTAAAACTCAGGGTAGGACGAGTGAAACTGCGAGGGTGAACAGTTAAGTCACCGCGTACCATCATACGCTTGCCTAATCGTGCAGTGATGTCTGTGCTGACCGGAATGGTAGTCTTCAGCGGAATAGCAAGACCAAGTTGCATGGCTACATATTCCTCGGTGTCGTAACGTACGCCAGCATGGAGTTGTATGGACTTTTTGTTACCTGCTGAGAGAATGACACGTACGCCATCACCTTCTGGCTTTAGCCTGCATTCGGCGGTCTGATAGAATAAGTCCATGCGCATCGTGGTGGTGAGTTCCTGTTCCAGTTTCGCATCAATACTGTCACGCTTGTTCAGTTTGAATTTCTGTTGCAAGAACCGCTCGTCCTGTTGTGTCATGTTCTCAAAGGTATAACCGATGATGCGCTGGCGCTCAGTCATCACATTTGGCCGCAGAGGTTGAAGGATAGTCGGATGGAAAGAATCGTCAATACCGATGCGTTTCTTGAGGGCGATAATTTCATCCCAGTGGCGCATAGCTTCCTCCTCGCCGTAACGTATGAGTGAGTCAATAGCTGCTGCGGAAAAACTTGCAGTAGAGTAGGCGCGAGGGTCGACGTTCATATACAGGTCGGTGAGGGCTTTGTTCTCTTCGTATTTGTTGATACAGTTGATATCAATAATCTGTCCGACAATACTCATGGTACCCCTTATCTCTTCAGCTTTTTTCGGTTTGCCTGATAAGGTGATACCGATAACGATATCAGCACCCATCTCGCGGGCTACATCTACAGGGAAATTATTCTTCATACCTCCATCGACAAGTATCATGTCACCGATTCTGACGGGAGAGAAAGCTGCAGGGATGGCCATCGAAGCACGCATGGCCTGTGGCAGTCGTCCACTATGGAACACGACCTCAGTATTGTCCATGATGTTAGTAGCTACACAGGCAAAAGGAATGCGAAGGTCGCGCGAGAAATCAAGTGAATCCGTATAGCCAGTGCAGAGTTGCTGGAATAGTTCTGCCAGATTCTTTCCTCTAATGAAACCACCAGCGTTCATATCTCGTTTGCCGATGGTGATACCCGTTGAAATGAGATAGGTGTTCTGCTTTCTACGATCCTCGAGGCTTTGACGATGCAGGTTCTCCTTATCAGTAATGACGTAACTCCAGTCTTGGGCTTTTACCACGGAGTCTAGCGAATGGGCGTTATAGCCAATGGCGTAGAGTCCACCAACAATGCTGCCTATTGATGTACCCGCGACCATGTCGATGGGGATGCCAGCCCGCTCCAATACTTTTAGCACACCGATATGTGCCATGCCCTTAGCACCGCCGCCACTCAATACGACAGCTACTTTTTTCCTTTTTGCAGTAGAGGCATCTGTCTCTGCATTCATGGTGCCGCATATCATCATGACGGCTATGATCATCAGAATCTTTTTCATGTAAATACCCAGTTAACCTTATGTGATGTTCCTGCTTTAGGTTTTAAATATGGGGACAAAGATACAAATTTTTCTTAAAAAGCTAGATAATAAAGACTTTTTTTGTACATTTGTACCAAGAAAATGGCTGGTATCTACATTCACATCCCGTTTTGTAAAAGTCGCTGTGTGTATTGTGACTTCTATTCAACCACATCGTTGACACTTGGTCAACGATATGTTGATGTCGTGTGTAAAGAGATGGAGAAAAGAGCTAAGACGTATGATGGTAAGGTGGTTGAGACGGTGTATTTGGGAGGTGGCACGCCTTCACAGTTGTCTGAGACACTCTTGCGACAACTTTTTGAATGTCTATATCAGGCGTATGATATCTCAACGGAGGCCGAGGTGACAATGGAATGTAACCCTGATGACGTGACGGAAGCGTTTGCACGAATGATTTCGCTGTTACCCGTGAACCGCGTGTCGATGGGAGCGCAGACTTTTTCTCAAGAACGATTACTATTCATGCGGCGCCGACATACGGCAGAACAGGTGAAGGAGGCTGTAGAGCGCTTGCGTAAGGCTGGCATCCAGAATATTAGTATAGACCTAATGTACGGCTTTCCCAACGAGACGATGGCGGAGTGGGAGTGTGACATACAGGAAGCTGTCTCTCTCGACGTAGAGCATCTGTCTGCGTATGCTCTGCAGTATGAAGTGGGTACACCACTTTATAAGATGTTAAAGCGAGGTGAGGTAACGGAGATAGACGAGGAGTTGGAGCGACAGATGTATTTCCAATTGATAGATACACTGTCAGAGGCTGGATTTGAACATTACGAGATTAGTAACTGGGGAAAGCCTGGTTATCACTCACGTCATAACAGCAACTACTGGAATCAAACACCTTATATCGGACTTGGTGCTGCGGCTCATTCTTTTGACGGGAAGAATCGTCAGTGGAATGTAGCTGATATCCACCAGTATATGGAGGGCATGGAAAAGGGTGAACCCTGCGTGGAATACGAAGAGCTCACCCCCGACAATCATTATAACGAAATCGTGATGACGGCCTTGCGTACCTCTAAAGGTTTGTCATTGGATAATTTGTCGCCTGTCTATGCTGACTATTGTCTGCGTCAAGCAAAGCGTTTCATTGATGACGGGCTTCTTGCGATGGATAATAAAAACTTACGACTGACTCGCGAGGGACTCTTTGTCAGCGATATGATTATGGCTGAACTAATGAAGGTCTAAAACGATACCTTTACGGACTCCTCACTCTCCTTTCGCCATATTTTTAACCAATTGAACCACTCTTTAGATGAGTGAAAACCGAAAGTTTCATTAGCTGAGCAATACACAATTTTGTAAGACATGTGCGAACCTTTTGTTTTTACCACGAAAGCATAATTGTCCTTATTGGCAGGTTCTTCGTTAACAATATTTTCGCGCGGAATGAGAATTCCTAGTCCTACGGTCTCACGATTCCATTTTACGGTATCCGTAGAGGGGTAGTCGGTACCCCAGCAGGCACGCAATCCTTTCTTGTCGGAGAATTCCTCTGAACCTTTCACGTTGATAATACCTGTAGAGAAGCGGTAGTCACTGGCATCACGATTGAAATATACGTCTACATCCGTATCACGATGACCTGCATACTGGGTGTAGCGAACAATCATGTTGATGGCGGGTTTATCTGCTTCTGCTTTCCATCCCTGATCAATGATCTCTACAATGGTACGTAGCGGACCATAGGAGATTACACGTTGGGTGCGATTCTTCACAGGGTCAATCATTGTAGGCTCCTTTCCATTCCATCCACGGAAGGCACCAAGCCCAAAGGTGTTTCCTACCCACAGTACATCATCGCCGTAACCTGCTTTCTTCTGATCGGCTTGTGTATAAAACTGTGTGGCTTGTAGTTCCAGTCGTTTCTGGAACTTACCGTAAAGGTCGGGTGTCTGACGCTTGTCGAAATAGATGCGGATGCCGTTGAGTTCGCTTTCGAAATCTACGCCGTGATGATGTAGCAGGTTGTAGGAGTTGGCACAATCGCCCCTCACGGTAAGGCTCGACACAAAGTTGTTATGCTTGTTTTTCTCCTTCACCTTATCATTGCGCATCAACATCTCTGCATAAACACGTGCAGGATAGGGGCGCGGTTCGCCCTCACTGTAGAGGGTCACTGTGTAGTTTTTCTGCTCTTTACCCTTTAAATCGGCTAAGAAGCAAAGTTCATCAAATGTTTCATCCAGATTGATGTCGTCCAACTGACAGGGAATTTCCTGCTCGCTGAATGTTACTAATGCAGAACGTACTTCCCCGTATTTATCCAATGAGAGGATGATGGGTTGGTTAAATCTTTCTTTTGATGATGGGTTCTTGACGTTGATAGTCAAAGTTTGTTGTGCACTCATAGCCATAGGCATACAGAGCGCAAAAACAAGGAAAAGATACTTCATGATGTCTTAGTTTTTTTACAAAAGTAACAGAAATGTGCGAAAAGTGTAGAGTTGTTAAAAAAAATTAGGTTAAAATTTGGATTATTCAAGATATTTTAGTAATTTTGCACTCAAATTTAACAAAATCAAATTCCATAACGTTGAAGAAGCTTTCATTTTTACTATTGCTAACTATGTTTATCTGCATAGGATGCCAATGGAAATATCAATCTCCTGACGAAACCGAAAAGGTAGGGGTGATTGAGGTAGAGCGTTTTGATCGTATGGAATATCTTTATCTTACTACGGGTGATTTTTCTGCTCTCCAGCAGATGAAGACTCTCTATCCTAGTGAGACGCGTATCTTGATAGAAGATGTACTGAAACTGGGTAGGGTAGATGAGCCGGATATCAACACCCGTTTCTTGGTATTTTTCCAAGATAGTACGTTGCAGGCATTGATGCAGGGCGTGGATGAGCAGTATAAGGATATTACTGACCTGAATAAAGAACTGACCGCTAATTTTACGAAGTTGACGAGGAGGTTTCCTAGGTTGGAAGTGCCTCGAATCTATACACAGATAGGTTCACTGGATCAGAGTATTGTGGTAGGCGACTCACTGGTAGGTATCTCACTTGATAAATACTTGGGAGCAGATTATCCCATCTACCTGAAATATGGTTATACCGAAAAGCAGCGTTCTACGATGACTCGCAAGTATATAGTGCCCGACTGTTTGAGTTTTTACCTGTTACGCCATTTCCCGGTGCCAGAATGGGCTGCCAAATCCGTAGAATTGCGTCATGCTCATATGGCTGATATACAGTATGTGGTGAATCAGATAATGGGACAGCGTTTCTTTGATAACGAGCAAGTCTTGGAGGTGGAAAAATTCGTACAACAGCATCCTGAGGTGACCTTTGAGGACTTGCTGTGTGCTAAAAATCATCAATAGCCACGATTATTTGGGGATATTCTTAGTGTTTTTCGCAGAATTTTCGTATTTTTGCTTCGAAATTTTGCAAAGATATGAAAAAACTATTTATAGGTGCTATGCTGTTTGCTGCGGTCAGTCAGGTGATGGCTGCTGGTAAACTGGATTTGAAAGAGATTACAAAAGGTGCTTTTCGTGAAAAAACGATAGCTGCTGTTAACCCGATGTCTGATGGTGAGACGTATGCGCAGATATCGTCTAACGGTAAGCAGATTGTGCAGTATTCGTATAAGACGGGTAAGCAGGTGGCTGTGCTCTTTGATGCTGACAAGGCACGTGGTGCCAAGGTAGAGCGCATTGATGGATACGTGATGAGTCCTACGGGTAAGCGTCTGCTTATCCAGACACAGACAAAGAGTATCTATCGTCGTTCATTCACAGCGGTGTATTATATCTTCACGATAGCCAATAATAAGTTGGAACCACTGAGCGATGGCGGTCCTCAGCAGACGCCAATATGGAGTCCTGATGGTGAGCAGGTAGCTTTTGTGCGCGATAATAATATCCACTTGGTTAAACTACTGTATAAC containing:
- a CDS encoding patatin-like phospholipase family protein — protein: MKKILMIIAVMMICGTMNAETDASTAKRKKVAVVLSGGGAKGMAHIGVLKVLERAGIPIDMVAGTSIGSIVGGLYAIGYNAHSLDSVVKAQDWSYVITDKENLHRQSLEDRRKQNTYLISTGITIGKRDMNAGGFIRGKNLAELFQQLCTGYTDSLDFSRDLRIPFACVATNIMDNTEVVFHSGRLPQAMRASMAIPAAFSPVRIGDMILVDGGMKNNFPVDVAREMGADIVIGITLSGKPKKAEEIRGTMSIVGQIIDINCINKYEENKALTDLYMNVDPRAYSTASFSAAAIDSLIRYGEEEAMRHWDEIIALKKRIGIDDSFHPTILQPLRPNVMTERQRIIGYTFENMTQQDERFLQQKFKLNKRDSIDAKLEQELTTTMRMDLFYQTAECRLKPEGDGVRVILSAGNKKSIQLHAGVRYDTEEYVAMQLGLAIPLKTTIPVSTDITARLGKRMMVRGDLTVHPRSFTRPTLSFTFRKNDVDIYMEGDRSYNILYNQYQGEFTPINFNMKNFDVQMGLRWDFMHYRNKLGAANSPQVTLKNEHFFSYRARTEYNSEDDWNFPTRGARFKAEYAYVTNNFTELNNRALDGTKLGKKTGMSDVNANWRMSFSCNSRFTLQPMLYGRLLFGSVIPAIFGNTIGGEWFGHYVEQQMPFAGIGNMEYVSHQFVAAQLQAQQRIGSNNYIQLRLVGAQQSEAIKNLLDTKTMLGGQIAYSYNTIAGPIGATMGYSNHTKEPYLFINMGYVF
- a CDS encoding DUF4861 domain-containing protein, giving the protein MKYLFLVFALCMPMAMSAQQTLTINVKNPSSKERFNQPIILSLDKYGEVRSALVTFSEQEIPCQLDDINLDETFDELCFLADLKGKEQKNYTVTLYSEGEPRPYPARVYAEMLMRNDKVKEKNKHNNFVSSLTVRGDCANSYNLLHHHGVDFESELNGIRIYFDKRQTPDLYGKFQKRLELQATQFYTQADQKKAGYGDDVLWVGNTFGLGAFRGWNGKEPTMIDPVKNRTQRVISYGPLRTIVEIIDQGWKAEADKPAINMIVRYTQYAGHRDTDVDVYFNRDASDYRFSTGIINVKGSEEFSDKKGLRACWGTDYPSTDTVKWNRETVGLGILIPRENIVNEEPANKDNYAFVVKTKGSHMSYKIVYCSANETFGFHSSKEWFNWLKIWRKESEESVKVSF
- a CDS encoding gliding motility protein GldB is translated as MFICIGCQWKYQSPDETEKVGVIEVERFDRMEYLYLTTGDFSALQQMKTLYPSETRILIEDVLKLGRVDEPDINTRFLVFFQDSTLQALMQGVDEQYKDITDLNKELTANFTKLTRRFPRLEVPRIYTQIGSLDQSIVVGDSLVGISLDKYLGADYPIYLKYGYTEKQRSTMTRKYIVPDCLSFYLLRHFPVPEWAAKSVELRHAHMADIQYVVNQIMGQRFFDNEQVLEVEKFVQQHPEVTFEDLLCAKNHQ
- the hemW gene encoding radical SAM family heme chaperone HemW; the protein is MAGIYIHIPFCKSRCVYCDFYSTTSLTLGQRYVDVVCKEMEKRAKTYDGKVVETVYLGGGTPSQLSETLLRQLFECLYQAYDISTEAEVTMECNPDDVTEAFARMISLLPVNRVSMGAQTFSQERLLFMRRRHTAEQVKEAVERLRKAGIQNISIDLMYGFPNETMAEWECDIQEAVSLDVEHLSAYALQYEVGTPLYKMLKRGEVTEIDEELERQMYFQLIDTLSEAGFEHYEISNWGKPGYHSRHNSNYWNQTPYIGLGAAAHSFDGKNRQWNVADIHQYMEGMEKGEPCVEYEELTPDNHYNEIVMTALRTSKGLSLDNLSPVYADYCLRQAKRFIDDGLLAMDNKNLRLTREGLFVSDMIMAELMKV